The nucleotide window GAAGCATTGAGATTGGGTATCCATCTATATCCACAGCAGGTTTCATTTTTTGCTTGGCAGAAGGTACTGGGTAATCAGGATATCTGGATGGGGTTTGGCAACACCGTTTTTCGTACCGTGGTGGGGACCGTGTGCTCGATCCTGTTTATGTCGTTTGGAGCATATCCGCTATCCCGTAAATACTTGCCGCATCGCAATGTGTATACGATGTTAATTGTGTTCACGATGTTCTTTAGCGGGGGGATGATTCCTTCCTACTTTCTGATCAAATCGCTTGGGCTGCTGGATTCGCGACTGGTGTACATTATCCCGGGATTGATCAGTACGTTTTCCATGCTGATTCTGCGTAATTTCTTTCAGAACATACCTGATGAGCTGGAGGATTCGGCCAAAATCGATGGGGCAAACGATTTGCGTATTCTGTTTCAGCTGGTTCTCCCGTTATCGATGCCTGTTATCGCCACATTGTCGCTATGGTCTGCGGTAGGACATTGGAATGCCTGGTTTGACGCGGTGTTATACATCCAGGACCCTTCCAAGCAAGTGCTTCAGACGTTCCTGCGGCGAGTAGTCATCACGGGAGAAAATCTATCCATGTTCGCGGCAGACGTTAAGGGCTCAGAATTGGGTTATCAGGAACCGATCAAAGCCGCTACACTGATGTTCACGGCACTGCCCATTATTATTGTGTATCCATTTCTGCAAAAGTACTTCGTAAAAGGAACGATGGTAGGCTCGCTCAAAGGGTAACACGGGTTCATTCAGGCTGCCTCAGGGTGTCTTGATTCACATATGCGAATTGTTAGATCAAAAGGGAGGAATTCAGAGATGAGACAAAAGAAATTCATTACCGGTATGCTGGGCCTAGTGGTATCGGCTTCATTACTCGTAAGCGGTTGCAGTGGTGGTACGATTACTGATAATAGCACTGGTGAAAGTTCAGATGGGGGTAATGAAAAGCCAATTGAGATTTCAATCGCAAACAACTGGAATATTCCCAAAGCCGATAACAATTACGTCCAGAAGTTTCTGGAGGAGAAATTCAATGTGAAGTTCAAGAATATCTCCTTCGAGACGGCAACCTGGAAAGAGCAATTTAACGTCATGCTGGCTTCCGGACAGATCCCGGACATTATCTCCGTAGACGGCACCGTAGGCGATGTGGTGCAATGGGCGGATCAAGGTATCCTTGCGAGTGTATCCCAAGAGGAGATCAAGCAATATATGCCTAAATACACGGCGGACGTGGAGAGCGTTGATCCAAATGCCTGGGACCCGGGTACATATAACGGCAAGAACTGGGGTGTTCCCAAGGTATGGGGGGAAGGTGCAACAGGTTTTATTCCCGCATATAACGGACAATGGTTGAAGGCTATTGGCTACAATGAACCGCCAACGGATCTTACCGAGCTTGAGGATGTGCTGACCAAATTCATGAATAATGACCCGGACGGCAACGGTAAAAAGGATACTTATGGCTTGACCGGACGAGGCAAGGATGCCCAGGCACAACTGTTCAATACGGTGTTCGCAGCTTACGGAGTAGCACCGTACCAGTTCAAACTGGACGCGAATGGCAAAGTAACTTATGGCGCAATTACAGAGGAAGCGCGCAATGCGCTGAAGCTGTTAAATGAATGGTATAAGGCGGGCATTATTGATCCTGAATTCATCACCGATGGCAATAGCGAGATTCAAACCAAATTTGTCAGTCTGCGTACCGGGATCATTGAAACCGGAATGTGGCACCATCTGTATGATGATGGATACTTTGGCCTGATCTCCAAGGATAAAGGCATTGAACTTGTTCCCGGTGTTCCGTTCGCTGGGCCGGACGGCAAGAAGTATGCGATGGCCAATGGAGCATTGCAGCCTCCATTGTTGTTTGGAGCACAGCTTGAGAAGGATGACGCCAAACGAATTAAAATTTTGCAAATTCTGGAGTATGTCACGACGGATACGGAAGGCTACTTGACGACAGTGTTTGGGGAAAAAGGAAACTCCTATAACCTCGAAGGTGAATTGGCGGTCGTTACGGAAGCGGCAGCAGGTACGGAGTTAATGAGTGAACTGGGTGCAGGTTTCTATAATCCATTCGGTGCCAAAGTCAGCTCCATGATGAAGCATCACTATTCTCCTGAAAAGCTGGCTTTCAAAGAAAAGCTGACGAATGTGGAAAATGTAACTGTCTTGAGTGATCTGATACAGTCGACGGTGATGAAGACCAAAGCCCAATATGAGGCCATTTTGAACACACTACAGGCTCAATATTATATTAAAGCAATCTCTGGTGAAGCGAATACAGATAAAGATTTTGATGATTTCCGGTCACAGTGGCTGAACTCCGGGGGACAGTCGGAACTGGATGAGGCCCAACAGATTTACGAGGAACGCAGTAAATAAAAATGACTTTCAGGGATGATGGCATGATCGTTAGCAGATGAACCTGGGAACGGTGCTCATCTGCTAACCGTCTCATCTCTAGGTATGGAGGAGAACGGATATGCAGACTGTAAATACGCATTTAGTGGTTTATCCAGCCCCGACGGGTGCCGTAGTCAACCCGGACTTCACCGTGAATGTCCGCAAGCCACATGGGGAGTGGCAGCCCTTGTTCAGTTACAATGTGAAGGTCGATATGCATGATGTCCGCAATGCATCGATGGTCACGTTCGATTGTAATGGGCCGGTGGAACTGGAGATTGTGAAAAATGAAGGGAGTGTTCAGACTGCAGTCATCCGCCCAATCTCAACAGGATTAAGCTGTGAGTTGGAAGCAAACCGTATATTGCTTCGTCTGGACGGTCCACAGCAACTATCCCTGGAAGTGGACGGAGACCGATTCCACAATCTGCACATCTTTGCTAATCCGCTGGAGCAGGATGTCCCGCTGGTTTCAGATGATGGTGTCCTGCCGCTTGAACCGGGTATGCATGACACGGCAGATATTCTGGGGAACTTGGCAGCTGTGAGTTCAGCAGTGAAACACAAAGTGATATATTTTCAACCCGGTATCCATCATTTCGATACATCTCGTTTAGAAGTACCTTCGAATACAATGATCTATATCGCCGGTGGCGCAGTCATCTGTGGGGGCTTTATTTGCAGTCACGTGGAGGACGTGGTCATTCGTGGCAGAGGAATTCTGTATTTGTCCGATTTTGAGAAAACGACCTTTTATCGTGGGGTAGAAATCAGTTACGCCCGAAACATATCCATTGAAGGCATCACGGTTATTGATCCGCCCCATTATACAGTCCTGATTGGTCAATCGGAGTCTATAGATATTTGCAATATAAAAACGTTTAGTACACGTGGCTGGTCGGATGGCATTGACATGATGGCCTGTTCAGATGTGAACATCGACAGTGTATTTCTGCGTACTTCTGATGACTGTATTGCGATCTATGCTTCAAGGGATGAATATCGAGGTGATACCCGGAGGGTTCGTGTTACCCGTTCGATCTTGTGGGCAGATGTAGCGCACCCAGCCAATATAGGCACACATGGCAACTATGAAGGAGATGGAGATGTGATTGAGGATATTATATTCAGCAATATTGATATCCTCGAGCATCACGAACCACAGCCGGATTACTGGGGATGTCTTGCGATCAATGCCGGAGACAACAACACGGTACAGAACGTAGTGTATGAGAATATCCGCATTGAACCGTTCGAATTGGGTGAACTGTTCAATGTGAGAGTGCTGCAAAATGCAAAATACAATCCTGCTCCGGGGAAACAGATCCGGGATATTCTTTTCAAAAATATTACGTATAACGGAAGTTGTCTGAATCCATCCCATATCGAAGGCTACGATGAAGCGCGGAAGGTAGAGAACGTGAGATTTGAGAATGTAACTGTTAATGGGGAACATTTCTCTATGGAGAGAGATGTTATTCTCGGACCTCATACCAATGAAGTGGCAGTGAAACCAACATAAGTGTGATTTTGAACTGTCCAATGGAGCATTCGCACCCTTATCCGCTCACGGGGAAAATAAGCAAGCGACCCCAAAGGACAAGAATATCGTCGCTTAAGAAGTCGCCTGAATGGTGGCTTTTTTTGCTTTGGTAACCCAAGTGAGTTGGAACTGTAGAGTATATTGCTTACCTCTCAGCATTTATATGGCCGTCTCATCCGACAGCTGGAAACGGGAAACGAAATACCAGATGAGCTCGCGACGTGAAGATACCTTGGTTTTGGCGAAAATGGATTTCAAATGATCCTGAACCGTATAGACAGAAATATGCATCGCGGCAGCAATCTCTTTGGAAGAATAGCTACGCAGCACATAACCCAGTAGTTCCCGTTCTCGACTGGATAATCCATGGCTCTCGGCGAGCAAGGGCAGCAAATCCTGCGGCATCGCCTGCTCCAAACGAATAGCAATCTGATCCGGTCCCGCAAGCTGTTGCATAAGACTGGCATGAAGGATGAGATAACGCCCATCCGGAAGTTGGATACAGACTTTGGAGGGCGAGTCGGGAGCGAGTTGACGATCGTCAGCCCGTTCTGCCCGATTCTTGCGCTGCAAGTGGGAACTCACTGCACGTACCGGACGGGGCAGAATGTCTGGCCCTACATGTTCCAGCGTACGCAATTGGGACAGCCAATATTGAGCCGGGGCGTTCAGCGATAAGAGCTGGAACGTGTCCGAGGTAATCAAAATTCCGGGTTCATCAGGACTTTCACTCGTGATCTCATCCATGAGTGTCAGACTCGTGGACCGCAGCATGGATGCAATAGAAGTAGTCCAGCTCTGAATCAGCGACCGTTCCTCCTCTGTAAAAAAAGAATTCTCGGTCTTACGATACAGGGTCAGGTATCCCCAACAAGCGTCTCCACTGACCAATACAGCGCGCAGTTCGTCACCGAACCCCGCTGGCTGAAGAATGTTGATATAACGTGGGCTTTGTTCAGGTTGTTCGTTCGTGCACGTATGAAGGGTAGCAGTATGTTCACCGCTGCGAATTAATTCAGCGTATTTATGTATGTCTTCTTCCATGTATTCATTGATGAATAACCGATCATGAATGGCTTCAATGCCATCTTCCGTCACAGCTCCTGTGGAGAGAAGAGTCAGAGGATCAACGGTGGTGAAACAGTATGCGTCATAAGGGACCGCCGAATGGATCTGCTTCAGAACAGCTTCCCGGTAGGTACGCGAGGTCCAGGTTCCTTTTTCAAGAGAAGTGATAAGTCTGTGGTTCCGATCAATACGTGATGTCAACAAGATATCTCCTCTCGCTATGCGTATATCCCAATGTTCTGGGATTGTAGGTTCGGCGTATCCTTCTATAATGAAATTAGACGAACAGCGAGTCAAGTCTAACTTCAATTCAAGAGGAGTGTAGTATCCATGAATCACAATCCATCACCCATGAGCTGGGAAACGGCAGATGTACATCGCTACGAACAATCGATAGCCCTGAAGATTCCGGGTTATTCTCATATGCATGATCTAATGGAACGGCTGCTTGCAGCATCTGTTATGGATAACAACGATATTCATATACTTGTAGCCGGAGCGGGAGGGGGAAAAGAAATTGCTCTGCTTGGATCACGCCATACCGGGTGGACATTGACCGGAGTAGATCCTTCACAGCCCATGCTGCAACTTGCCGAGATCCGAGTCGCGGAAGCCGGCATCGGTTCCAGAGTGAAGCTGCAATCTGTCACGGTTGAAGAATTACCAGAGGATATTTTATATGATGGGGCCACAAGCATGCTCATGTTACATTTTATTCAGGGGATGGAGGCCAAGAGAACGTTTCTGACCAGCCTCGCAGCGAGACTTAAACCGGGTGCACCACTGATCATTGCTGCTGTAAATGCCGATCTTCGTTCCCCTGCATATCCAGTGATGATGCAAGCTTGGAAGGATCACATGTTGAATGCAGGTGTTCTTCCTGAAGAGTGGGAGCGCTTTGCTGCTTCTTTGGGCCGTGAATCCGATCCCATATCCTCTGAAGAGATGACTCAGCTACTGACCGAATGCGGTTTCTCACATATTACACGTTACTTCGGGGCGTTCTGGGTGGAGGGATATTATGCAAGTCGGAACTAATGTGAAGTCTGTGAAAGATCAGATCTGGGTGGTTGGTGGTTATGGTCAAGTAGGGCAGATGATATGTACTCAGCTGGGGAAATTGTTTCCGGGTAAAGTATGGGCAGCGGGTACGCGTATGAACCGTGCGGAAGAATTCAGCCGATCGACAGGTGGTGCTGTACTGCCGCTTCAACTGGATGTGACAAAACCTGTGGAGCCTTCCATGTTACGGTCTGTGAAGCTCGTGATCATGTGTGTGGACCAGAGTGATACTCGGTTCGTTGAATCCTGTGCACAAGCCGGAACGGATTATATTGATATTTCTGCAAAATATGATTTTCTCGCTCAGGTTGAACAGTTGCACACCAAAATGCAACATTCCAAATCGACCGCGATCCTCAGCGTTGGATTATCACCGGGAGTCACGAATCTGCTTGTACGTGAAGCGACCATGCATATGGATCAGGTGGAGGAAGCAGATATTACCGTAATGCTGGGACTTGGCGAGAAACACGGGAAGGCTGCCGTGGAATGGACCGTTGATCAGATGAATGCCACCTACCAGGTAATGCAAAAGGGCAAACCAGCTGAGGTACAAAGTTTCGGAGATGGCAAAAGGATTGATTTTGGAACGGAACTGGGGAACCGGAAGGCCTATCGATTTAACTTTTCGGATCAACATGTGGTTGCTCGGACGTTACGTATTCCAACCGTATCTACCAGACTCTGTCTGGACTCCCGCTGGATCACAAGATCCATGGCAATCTCCAAACGTGCAGGGTTATTTTCATTGTTGCGTGTCCCGTCTATTCGCAATGGAACGGTTAAGGCATTTGGCCTTATTCCTGGGGGAGAGCCGATGTATGCGGTCAAGGTTGATGCCGTAGGATGGGAAAATGGTGAGCAAGTACGCGTCGAACAACTGCTGGTTGGTCATAAAGAAGCAGATGCGACGGCGGCGGTGGCAGCAGCCGTGGCAGAACGCGTGTATAGAACAGCGTTGCCACATGGTGTGTTTCATATTGAACAGGTTCTCTCTTTGCAGGACATTCAGGATGCACTTCATACGCCACTAAAGGTGACAACCAAGATCACCTAGTTTCATGTTCTTTTGCGGGTACCCTCCAATCTGCTATGATGGAACAATAATCATGGTATGAATGGAGGGAGATCATGAACTGCGTTGCTGTATTACCTTATTACAAAGTACAGAGAGAAGTGACGGGTCTCGCCCAAGAGATTGAGATGAATGCCCGCTCCATGATTCTGTATTCAGATAAAATCGTGACCAAATACCGCGAGTTCAACATTACGGAAGTGTTTGACATGTCATTTCGACGAATGGGCGATGAAGGTGGATTTTTCTATCTGCACACAAGTACAGGCGTGTATCCATACATGGTCGAAATTGACCCTAAACCCTTTATACAAAGTTTCAGAAAGATGACGATCCAAAAATTAAAATGACTTGACCTTGCCGTTACGTGAAGGCTTACCCTCGGATATGGAAGGAACGATAACCAATCCAGAGGAGCCGTGAATGTAATGAGTATATTGATTCAGCAAGCGACCATCCTAACGATGAAAGATGCCGAGGCCCCCTTTATGGGGGATATTCGTATTGAAGGAGATCGCATTGTACAGATTGCGAACCACATTCCTCCTCAACCTGACGATGAGATTATCGATGGCCGCAATAAGGTTGCTATGCCGGGACTGATAAATGCCCACCAACATACACCGATGAGCCTGCTCCGGGGATTCTCGGATGATCTGAAGCTGATGGACTGGCTCGAACGTAAAATGTTGCCTGCCGAAGCACGGATGAACCCGGAAGACATCTATTGGGGTGCCAAGTTATCCATCGCCGAGATGATCCGTTCAGGTACCACTGCTTTTGCGGATATGTATATCCATATGAATGAGATTGCAGAAGCAGTGAAGCAAACAGGTATGCGG belongs to Paenibacillus sp. FSL H8-0079 and includes:
- a CDS encoding glycosyl hydrolase family 28 protein; protein product: MQTVNTHLVVYPAPTGAVVNPDFTVNVRKPHGEWQPLFSYNVKVDMHDVRNASMVTFDCNGPVELEIVKNEGSVQTAVIRPISTGLSCELEANRILLRLDGPQQLSLEVDGDRFHNLHIFANPLEQDVPLVSDDGVLPLEPGMHDTADILGNLAAVSSAVKHKVIYFQPGIHHFDTSRLEVPSNTMIYIAGGAVICGGFICSHVEDVVIRGRGILYLSDFEKTTFYRGVEISYARNISIEGITVIDPPHYTVLIGQSESIDICNIKTFSTRGWSDGIDMMACSDVNIDSVFLRTSDDCIAIYASRDEYRGDTRRVRVTRSILWADVAHPANIGTHGNYEGDGDVIEDIIFSNIDILEHHEPQPDYWGCLAINAGDNNTVQNVVYENIRIEPFELGELFNVRVLQNAKYNPAPGKQIRDILFKNITYNGSCLNPSHIEGYDEARKVENVRFENVTVNGEHFSMERDVILGPHTNEVAVKPT
- a CDS encoding LuxR C-terminal-related transcriptional regulator, giving the protein MTSRIDRNHRLITSLEKGTWTSRTYREAVLKQIHSAVPYDAYCFTTVDPLTLLSTGAVTEDGIEAIHDRLFINEYMEEDIHKYAELIRSGEHTATLHTCTNEQPEQSPRYINILQPAGFGDELRAVLVSGDACWGYLTLYRKTENSFFTEEERSLIQSWTTSIASMLRSTSLTLMDEITSESPDEPGILITSDTFQLLSLNAPAQYWLSQLRTLEHVGPDILPRPVRAVSSHLQRKNRAERADDRQLAPDSPSKVCIQLPDGRYLILHASLMQQLAGPDQIAIRLEQAMPQDLLPLLAESHGLSSRERELLGYVLRSYSSKEIAAAMHISVYTVQDHLKSIFAKTKVSSRRELIWYFVSRFQLSDETAI
- a CDS encoding extracellular solute-binding protein — protein: MRQKKFITGMLGLVVSASLLVSGCSGGTITDNSTGESSDGGNEKPIEISIANNWNIPKADNNYVQKFLEEKFNVKFKNISFETATWKEQFNVMLASGQIPDIISVDGTVGDVVQWADQGILASVSQEEIKQYMPKYTADVESVDPNAWDPGTYNGKNWGVPKVWGEGATGFIPAYNGQWLKAIGYNEPPTDLTELEDVLTKFMNNDPDGNGKKDTYGLTGRGKDAQAQLFNTVFAAYGVAPYQFKLDANGKVTYGAITEEARNALKLLNEWYKAGIIDPEFITDGNSEIQTKFVSLRTGIIETGMWHHLYDDGYFGLISKDKGIELVPGVPFAGPDGKKYAMANGALQPPLLFGAQLEKDDAKRIKILQILEYVTTDTEGYLTTVFGEKGNSYNLEGELAVVTEAAAGTELMSELGAGFYNPFGAKVSSMMKHHYSPEKLAFKEKLTNVENVTVLSDLIQSTVMKTKAQYEAILNTLQAQYYIKAISGEANTDKDFDDFRSQWLNSGGQSELDEAQQIYEERSK
- a CDS encoding class I SAM-dependent methyltransferase; the protein is MNHNPSPMSWETADVHRYEQSIALKIPGYSHMHDLMERLLAASVMDNNDIHILVAGAGGGKEIALLGSRHTGWTLTGVDPSQPMLQLAEIRVAEAGIGSRVKLQSVTVEELPEDILYDGATSMLMLHFIQGMEAKRTFLTSLAARLKPGAPLIIAAVNADLRSPAYPVMMQAWKDHMLNAGVLPEEWERFAASLGRESDPISSEEMTQLLTECGFSHITRYFGAFWVEGYYASRN
- a CDS encoding carbohydrate ABC transporter permease; amino-acid sequence: MKHSRGSNLFQGCLITFMIILCIVMLYPFVHMLAISFSTPAEALRLGIHLYPQQVSFFAWQKVLGNQDIWMGFGNTVFRTVVGTVCSILFMSFGAYPLSRKYLPHRNVYTMLIVFTMFFSGGMIPSYFLIKSLGLLDSRLVYIIPGLISTFSMLILRNFFQNIPDELEDSAKIDGANDLRILFQLVLPLSMPVIATLSLWSAVGHWNAWFDAVLYIQDPSKQVLQTFLRRVVITGENLSMFAADVKGSELGYQEPIKAATLMFTALPIIIVYPFLQKYFVKGTMVGSLKG
- a CDS encoding saccharopine dehydrogenase NADP-binding domain-containing protein; amino-acid sequence: MQVGTNVKSVKDQIWVVGGYGQVGQMICTQLGKLFPGKVWAAGTRMNRAEEFSRSTGGAVLPLQLDVTKPVEPSMLRSVKLVIMCVDQSDTRFVESCAQAGTDYIDISAKYDFLAQVEQLHTKMQHSKSTAILSVGLSPGVTNLLVREATMHMDQVEEADITVMLGLGEKHGKAAVEWTVDQMNATYQVMQKGKPAEVQSFGDGKRIDFGTELGNRKAYRFNFSDQHVVARTLRIPTVSTRLCLDSRWITRSMAISKRAGLFSLLRVPSIRNGTVKAFGLIPGGEPMYAVKVDAVGWENGEQVRVEQLLVGHKEADATAAVAAAVAERVYRTALPHGVFHIEQVLSLQDIQDALHTPLKVTTKIT